A genomic window from Oceanobacillus timonensis includes:
- a CDS encoding methionine biosynthesis PLP-dependent protein produces MKKLETALVQLGNKTDKRTGAINLPIHLSTAYQHQEIGHSTGFDYTRTKNPTRSVLEDGFAKLEEGDAAFACSSGMAAIQLILSSLFQVGDHLIATKDIYGGTYRIFDHYERAYHVSVTYDECQDVLETERCINENTKAIFLETPTNPLLQEVDIEKYAELAKKYNLLLIVDNTFLTPYLQQPLTLGADIVVHSATKYIGGHNDVLAGLVVTKTPELSEKIFEMHNASGATLSPSDSWLLVRGLKTLALRMQRHEENAKQLAAYLEEHPAVSQVFYPNRGGMLSFCLEDANLVKSFLANLDIIVFAESLGGVESFITYPTTQTHADMPEEERIQRGIGDDLLRFSVGVEDVDDLKADIEQALQVISNV; encoded by the coding sequence ATGAAGAAATTAGAAACTGCATTGGTACAATTAGGAAACAAAACGGACAAACGAACAGGGGCGATAAACCTGCCAATCCATTTGTCAACAGCTTATCAGCATCAAGAGATTGGTCACTCCACCGGTTTTGATTATACCCGCACGAAAAACCCGACCAGATCCGTACTGGAAGATGGATTTGCGAAATTAGAAGAAGGAGACGCCGCTTTCGCCTGCAGTTCCGGGATGGCCGCCATTCAATTAATCCTTTCTTCTTTATTCCAAGTAGGTGACCATCTTATTGCGACAAAAGATATCTATGGAGGAACGTATCGTATTTTTGACCATTATGAAAGAGCATATCATGTTTCTGTAACGTATGATGAATGTCAGGATGTATTGGAAACGGAACGATGTATTAACGAAAATACAAAAGCTATCTTCTTGGAAACACCTACAAACCCGTTACTTCAAGAGGTAGATATTGAAAAATATGCAGAGCTGGCAAAAAAATATAACTTGCTGCTTATTGTGGATAATACGTTCTTAACACCGTACTTACAACAACCTCTTACACTTGGAGCAGATATTGTCGTACACAGCGCAACTAAATATATCGGAGGTCATAACGATGTACTGGCGGGTCTTGTAGTGACAAAAACGCCGGAATTATCCGAGAAAATATTTGAAATGCATAACGCTTCCGGTGCTACGTTATCTCCTTCAGACAGCTGGCTCCTTGTCCGCGGCTTAAAAACACTTGCACTCCGTATGCAGCGTCATGAAGAAAATGCGAAGCAGCTGGCAGCATATTTAGAAGAACACCCGGCAGTCAGCCAAGTTTTTTACCCTAATAGGGGCGGTATGCTTTCCTTTTGCTTAGAAGACGCCAATCTGGTAAAGTCTTTTTTAGCTAATCTGGATATCATTGTATTTGCTGAAAGCTTAGGCGGTGTGGAAAGTTTTATTACGTATCCTACCACGCAGACACATGCGGATATGCCGGAAGAGGAAA